One stretch of Heterodontus francisci isolate sHetFra1 unplaced genomic scaffold, sHetFra1.hap1 HAP1_SCAFFOLD_645, whole genome shotgun sequence DNA includes these proteins:
- the nif3l1 gene encoding NIF3-like protein 1: protein MLLSGGRLLVRPLTRRPLMELASVVAALERLAPPALAASWDNVGLLVEPSPPHTVHTMLLTNDLTEGVMEEALRLQAQLVLAYHPPLFHPFRRVTMATWKERLLVRALENRVAIYSPHTAFDASPHGVNDWLAKGLGDCSTVPLTNSTADTFPTPGSHRLEATIPASYDAASVVARLRALEGATVALVTLSSGSRLSLNCSRKALVEAVRVLNRVEEIRASLEVTELQKPPLPDTGMGRLCALREKTSTAAVIRRIKEHLKLAHVRVALGTGRSLDSEVATAAVCAGSGASVLRGVAADLFLTGEMSHHEVLDAVAVGTTVVLCEHSNSERGFLVELRDVLSQSLEGRVSVLVSAADREPLRVM from the exons ATGCTGCTGTCCGGGGGTCGCCTGCTCGTTCGACCCCTGACCCGACGGCCCCTCATGGAGTTGGCCTCTGTCGTCGCGGCCCTGGAGCGGTTGGCGCCGCCCGCCCTGGCCGCCAGCTGGGATAACGTGGGCCTCCTGGTGGAGCCCAGCCCTCCCCACACCGTGCACACCATGCTGCTCACCAACGACCTGAccgagggggtgatggaggaggccctgaggctgcaggcccagcTTGTCCTGGCCTACCATCCCCCGCTGTTCCATCCCTTCCGCCGCGTCACCATGGCGACCTGGAAGGAGCGGCTCCTTGTCCGGGCACTGGAGAACCGCGTGGCCATTTACTCCCCGCACACCGCCTTTGACGCCTCACCTCACGGAGTCAACGACTGGCTGGCCAAGGGACTGG gcgACTGCTCCACTGTGCCTCTGACAAACTCCACAGCAGACACCTTCCCGACACCGGGATCACACCGCCTGGAAGCGACGATCCCGGCCAGCTATGACGCCGCCTCCGTAGTCGCACGGCTGCGGGCATTAGAGGGGGCCACGGTGGCCCTCGTGACCCTCAG CTCCGGGTCCCGGCTGTCGCTCAACTGTTCCCGGAAAGCCCTTGTGGAGGCCGTGCGAGTCCTGAACCGTGTCGAGGAGATCCGCGCCAGTCTGGAGGTCACGGAGCTTCAGAAG CCTCCGCTCCCCGACACGGGGATGGGCCGATTGTGCGCGCTGAGGGAGAAAACGTCCACGGCCGCTGTCATCCGGCGGATCAAAGAGCACCTGAAGCTGGCTCATGTCCGGGTGGCGCTGGGCACGGGGCGGAGCCTGG ATTCGGAGGTGGCGACTGCGGCCGTCTGTGCTGGCTCGGGTGCGAGCGTTCTCCGGGGAGTGGCGGCTGACCTGTTCCTGACGG GTGAGATGTCGCACCACGAGGTGTTGGACGCCGTCGCTGTGGGAACGACCGTCGTGCTGTGCGAGCACAGCAACAGCGAGCGGGGATTCCTGGTCGAGCTCCGGGACGTCTTGAGCCAGAGTCTGGAGGGCCGGGTCTCCGTGCTCGTGTCCGCCGCGGACCGGGAGCCTCTCCGCGTCATGTGA